A stretch of the Bacillus anthracis str. Vollum genome encodes the following:
- a CDS encoding TIGR00266 family protein has protein sequence MQAHEIEYKLYGDDMQFVEIELDPEESVIAEAGAMMMMEDYIEMETIFGDGSGPSGGLFGKLMGAGKRLVTGESMFMTVFTNTGHGKRHVSFAAPYPGKIIPVDLTEYQGKVVCQKDAFLCAAKGVSIGIEFTKKIGTGFFGGEGFIMQKLEGDGLAFMHAGGTVYKRELKPGEKLRIDTGCLVAMTKDVNYDVEFVGKVKTALFGGEGLFFATLEGPGTVWIQSLTLSRLSARLTSPAAQGSGEGSVLGGLGRLLDGKE, from the coding sequence ATGCAAGCACATGAAATCGAGTATAAATTATACGGCGATGATATGCAGTTTGTTGAAATTGAGTTAGACCCAGAAGAAAGCGTTATCGCAGAAGCTGGCGCAATGATGATGATGGAAGATTACATCGAAATGGAAACAATCTTCGGGGATGGTTCTGGACCATCTGGAGGTTTATTCGGAAAGTTAATGGGCGCTGGTAAACGTCTCGTTACAGGTGAAAGCATGTTTATGACTGTATTCACAAATACAGGTCACGGCAAACGTCACGTATCCTTTGCTGCTCCTTATCCAGGTAAAATTATTCCTGTAGATTTAACAGAATATCAAGGGAAAGTAGTTTGTCAAAAAGATGCGTTTCTTTGTGCCGCAAAAGGCGTTTCTATCGGCATTGAGTTTACGAAAAAAATAGGAACTGGTTTCTTCGGTGGTGAAGGTTTCATCATGCAAAAACTTGAAGGTGATGGACTTGCTTTCATGCACGCAGGCGGAACTGTATACAAACGTGAATTAAAGCCTGGCGAAAAACTTCGCATTGATACAGGTTGTCTCGTTGCCATGACAAAAGACGTTAATTACGATGTCGAGTTCGTTGGAAAAGTAAAAACAGCTCTATTTGGCGGCGAAGGTTTATTCTTCGCAACGTTAGAAGGCCCTGGAACAGTTTGGATCCAGTCCTTAACACTTAGCCGCTTATCAGCACGCCTGACAAGCCCAGCTGCTCAAGGCAGTGGTGAAGGTAGCGTTTTAGGTGGACTTGGTCGTTTATTAGATGGGAAAGAGTAA
- a CDS encoding lipase family protein, which produces MRTPLSFDKDTAILLASCCELTYEQYKQNGIFEIPNGFQYVQGFQGKTIQTTEWFGFILESEDTIIVAFRGTQTDTDWIIDSLVNQKPYPYALNSGNVHNGFLSIYESCRDSIMDMLVSLPAHKKLLATGHSLGGALATLHILDARINTAFAQYGLYTFASPKVGDIAFRNYYKLQVASSFRFVNLFDVVPLLPPRNVHFNEQDWEYAHVHHNMTFTKNTKSIANNHAMTTYKTCLTSHF; this is translated from the coding sequence ATGCGTACTCCTTTATCCTTTGATAAAGATACTGCCATACTGTTAGCTTCTTGTTGTGAGTTAACATATGAACAATATAAACAAAATGGGATTTTTGAAATACCAAATGGTTTTCAATATGTACAAGGCTTTCAAGGAAAAACCATTCAAACGACAGAATGGTTCGGATTCATATTAGAATCTGAGGATACGATTATTGTAGCTTTTCGCGGGACACAAACAGATACAGACTGGATTATCGATTCACTCGTTAACCAAAAACCATACCCATATGCTTTAAATAGCGGAAATGTCCATAACGGCTTTCTTTCCATTTATGAGTCTTGCCGGGATTCTATTATGGATATGCTCGTATCACTACCAGCCCATAAAAAACTTCTTGCAACAGGTCATAGCTTAGGCGGCGCGCTTGCCACACTACATATACTTGATGCGCGTATCAACACCGCCTTCGCACAGTACGGTCTTTATACATTTGCCTCCCCAAAAGTGGGCGATATTGCATTTCGTAATTATTATAAACTACAAGTAGCTAGTAGCTTTCGCTTTGTTAATTTATTTGATGTCGTTCCTCTTCTCCCTCCGCGCAATGTCCATTTTAATGAACAAGACTGGGAATATGCACACGTTCATCACAACATGACTTTTACAAAAAACACAAAATCTATTGCAAATAATCATGCCATGACAACATACAAAACATGTCTGACTTCTCATTTTTAA
- the glgP gene encoding glycogen phosphorylase has protein sequence MFTHVESFKSAFLEKLETMYGKSFKDSTTRDQYNTLGYMVREYMNSQWIATNESYRSGERKQMYYLSIEFLLGRLLGSNILNLGIRDVCEQGLSELGISLQQLEEVEADAGLGNGGLGRLAACFLDSLASLDLPGHGCGIRYKHGLFDQKIVDGYQVEFPEQWLLHENVWEVRRHDQAVEVSYFGNVEPLYIDGRLEFRHTNAEVIMAVPYDVPVVGYETSTVNTLRLWNAEPVPFPQNCKDILKYKRETEAVSEFLYPDDTHDEGKILRLKQQYFLVSASLQNIVRLHRERYGDLRQLHEKIAIHINDTHPVLAIPELMRILLDEEKLAWEEAWHITTQTISYTNHTTLSEALEKWPIHIFKPLLPRIYMIIEEINERFCHELWERYPYEWHRIEEMAIIAHDLVKMAHLAIVGSHSVNGVAKIHTEILKQREMRLFYEFYPDKFNNKTNGIAHRRWLMKANPQLTNLISEAIGTEWKKEPIKLQELQLVQYDASFQEKFAEVKQERKEILAERIHNTMGITIDPNSIFDVQVKRLHAYKRQLLNVLHILYLYNRLKEDASFTFYPRTFIFGAKASPGYYYAKKIIKLINELARKVNNDPYVSQYMKVIFLENYRVSLAEDIFPAADVSEQISTASKEASGTGNMKFMMNGAITLGTLDGANIEIKDRVGDDNCFIFGLTAEEVLHYYQNGGYRASDYYHHNGHIKKVVDQLTNGFFAQSGAEFEAIYDSLVIQNDEYFVLRDFGPYAERQEAVGRAYENRTKWLEMSILNIAQSGHFASDRTILQYSNEIWGIGNTVTQI, from the coding sequence ATGTTTACTCATGTTGAAAGTTTCAAATCAGCTTTTCTAGAAAAGTTAGAAACGATGTATGGTAAAAGTTTCAAAGACTCTACAACTCGTGATCAATATAACACGCTTGGGTACATGGTACGTGAGTATATGAATAGTCAATGGATTGCAACGAACGAAAGTTATCGATCTGGAGAGCGAAAGCAAATGTATTACTTATCCATTGAGTTTTTACTTGGGCGTTTGCTTGGAAGTAACATATTAAATTTAGGTATCAGGGATGTATGTGAGCAAGGACTTTCTGAGCTTGGCATTTCTTTGCAACAGTTAGAAGAGGTGGAAGCAGATGCGGGTCTTGGAAATGGTGGACTTGGACGATTAGCAGCCTGTTTCCTTGATTCACTTGCATCTTTAGATTTACCAGGTCATGGCTGTGGAATTCGTTACAAACACGGCTTATTTGATCAAAAAATTGTGGATGGTTATCAAGTTGAGTTTCCAGAACAGTGGCTTCTTCATGAAAACGTATGGGAAGTAAGAAGACATGATCAAGCTGTAGAGGTAAGTTATTTTGGTAATGTTGAACCGCTCTACATTGATGGGCGTTTAGAATTCAGGCATACGAATGCAGAAGTAATTATGGCAGTACCATATGATGTTCCAGTAGTAGGTTATGAGACGAGTACTGTAAATACACTTAGACTTTGGAATGCGGAACCAGTTCCTTTCCCGCAAAATTGCAAAGATATTTTGAAATATAAGCGTGAAACAGAGGCGGTATCGGAGTTTTTATATCCAGATGATACGCATGATGAGGGGAAAATACTTCGTTTGAAACAACAGTATTTCCTCGTATCAGCAAGCTTGCAAAATATTGTTCGTTTGCATAGAGAAAGATATGGTGACCTTCGTCAATTACATGAAAAAATTGCGATTCATATTAATGATACACATCCAGTTTTGGCGATTCCAGAACTAATGCGTATTTTATTAGATGAAGAAAAGCTAGCATGGGAAGAGGCTTGGCATATAACAACGCAAACGATTTCTTATACGAATCATACGACGTTATCAGAAGCACTTGAGAAGTGGCCAATTCACATTTTTAAACCGTTATTACCGAGAATTTATATGATTATTGAAGAGATTAATGAACGTTTCTGTCATGAGCTTTGGGAACGTTATCCGTATGAATGGCATCGTATTGAAGAGATGGCGATTATTGCGCATGATCTTGTGAAAATGGCTCATTTGGCAATTGTCGGTAGCCATAGCGTAAACGGTGTAGCAAAAATTCATACGGAAATTTTGAAGCAACGTGAAATGCGATTGTTTTATGAGTTTTATCCAGATAAGTTTAATAATAAAACGAATGGAATCGCTCATAGACGCTGGTTAATGAAGGCGAATCCGCAGCTGACAAACCTTATTTCAGAGGCGATTGGAACAGAGTGGAAGAAAGAACCGATTAAGCTTCAAGAGTTACAATTAGTTCAATACGATGCGAGTTTCCAAGAGAAATTTGCAGAGGTAAAACAAGAGCGTAAAGAGATTTTAGCGGAGCGTATTCATAATACAATGGGGATTACAATTGATCCTAATTCTATTTTTGATGTGCAAGTAAAAAGACTACATGCTTACAAACGACAATTGTTAAACGTTCTTCATATTTTATATTTGTATAACCGTTTGAAAGAGGATGCTAGTTTTACATTTTATCCGCGTACTTTTATCTTTGGAGCGAAAGCATCACCTGGCTATTACTATGCGAAAAAGATTATTAAATTAATTAATGAACTCGCAAGGAAAGTGAATAATGATCCGTATGTAAGCCAGTATATGAAAGTTATCTTTCTAGAAAACTATCGAGTGTCTTTAGCGGAAGATATATTCCCAGCGGCCGATGTCAGTGAACAAATTTCAACAGCGAGTAAAGAAGCATCCGGAACAGGGAATATGAAATTTATGATGAATGGTGCGATTACGCTCGGCACGTTAGACGGAGCGAATATTGAAATAAAAGATAGAGTCGGTGATGATAACTGTTTCATTTTCGGTTTAACGGCCGAAGAAGTTCTTCATTACTATCAAAATGGTGGATATCGTGCAAGTGATTATTATCACCACAATGGGCACATTAAAAAGGTAGTAGATCAGTTAACGAATGGTTTCTTTGCACAGTCGGGAGCTGAATTTGAAGCAATTTACGATTCTCTCGTTATTCAAAATGATGAGTATTTCGTTCTGCGAGATTTTGGTCCATATGCAGAAAGGCAAGAAGCTGTTGGTAGAGCTTATGAAAACCGAACGAAGTGGCTAGAAATGTCGATTTTAAACATTGCACAATCTGGTCATTTTGCGAGCGATCGAACGATTTTACAGTATAGTAATGAGATTTGGGGTATTGGTAATACAGTTACACAAATTTAA
- the glgA gene encoding glycogen synthase GlgA: MNILFAVSECVPFVKSGGLADVAGALPKELKKLGVEVRIILPNYSLIPQKLRDGCTLHKVINVPLGWRNQYCGILKGEQDGITYYLIDNEYYFKRDSLYGHYDDGERFSYFSKAVLECIPHLDFEVDVLHSHDWHTAMVNFLLREKYQDNPLYEHIKTVYTIHNLQFQGVFPPEVMYDLLELGDEYFHSEQLEFYGNVNFMKGGIIASDQITAVSPTYKEEIQYEFFGEKLDGLLRKYNDKLSGIVNGIDTSVYNPETDSYITAQYDADSLYEKNENKRALQRYFGLPEKEDTPIISMVTRLTKQKGLDLVRTVFREIMEEDVQCIILGSGDSEYEQFFEWMAYEYPEKVKVYIGFNEELAHQVYAGSDLFLMPSLFEPCGLGQLIALAYGTIPIVRETGGLNDTVQSYDEETGEGNGFSFTNFNAHDMLHTVLRAIEFYHDKSVWEQLVKQAMTEDYSWEKSALAYKKLYKSLME, encoded by the coding sequence GTGAATATTTTATTTGCAGTATCAGAATGTGTGCCATTTGTGAAATCTGGAGGATTAGCTGATGTAGCAGGTGCGCTCCCAAAAGAGCTAAAAAAATTAGGTGTGGAAGTTCGCATTATACTTCCGAATTATAGTCTTATTCCGCAAAAATTAAGGGATGGATGTACGCTACATAAAGTAATTAACGTCCCGCTTGGCTGGAGAAATCAATATTGTGGAATTTTAAAAGGTGAGCAAGACGGGATTACGTATTACTTAATAGATAATGAATATTATTTTAAGAGGGATTCTCTGTATGGTCATTATGATGATGGAGAGCGTTTTTCTTATTTCTCGAAAGCAGTATTAGAGTGTATTCCGCATCTTGATTTCGAAGTGGATGTTCTTCATAGCCATGATTGGCATACAGCCATGGTGAATTTTTTACTGCGTGAAAAGTATCAAGATAACCCGTTATATGAGCATATTAAAACGGTATATACGATTCATAACTTGCAGTTCCAAGGTGTATTTCCTCCTGAAGTGATGTACGACTTGTTAGAACTTGGTGATGAATATTTTCATAGTGAGCAGTTAGAGTTTTATGGAAATGTGAACTTTATGAAGGGGGGCATTATCGCTTCTGATCAAATTACAGCGGTTAGCCCGACGTACAAAGAAGAAATTCAATATGAATTTTTCGGTGAGAAGTTAGATGGATTACTGCGAAAATATAATGATAAGCTTAGCGGCATTGTAAATGGAATTGATACGAGCGTGTACAATCCAGAAACGGATTCGTATATTACTGCGCAGTATGATGCAGATTCATTATATGAAAAGAATGAAAATAAACGCGCGTTGCAGCGTTATTTTGGTTTGCCAGAAAAAGAAGATACACCAATTATTTCAATGGTAACGAGATTAACGAAGCAAAAAGGTCTTGATTTAGTACGTACTGTATTCCGAGAAATAATGGAAGAAGATGTACAATGTATTATTTTAGGATCAGGTGATTCGGAATATGAACAATTCTTTGAGTGGATGGCATATGAGTATCCTGAGAAGGTAAAAGTGTATATCGGCTTTAATGAGGAGTTAGCTCACCAAGTGTATGCGGGAAGTGATTTATTCTTAATGCCATCACTGTTTGAGCCGTGTGGCCTTGGACAACTTATCGCATTAGCGTATGGTACGATTCCAATTGTAAGGGAAACAGGCGGATTAAATGATACGGTACAATCTTATGATGAAGAAACTGGAGAAGGAAATGGTTTCAGTTTCACGAACTTTAATGCACATGATATGTTGCACACGGTTCTTCGTGCAATTGAATTTTATCATGATAAATCGGTATGGGAGCAGCTTGTAAAACAAGCGATGACTGAAGATTATAGCTGGGAGAAATCAGCTCTTGCTTATAAGAAATTGTATAAAAGTCTCATGGAATAA
- the glgD gene encoding glucose-1-phosphate adenylyltransferase subunit GlgD — MGEKMLGIINATGSFPSLKKVTGHRSLAALPFGGRYRLIDFMLSNMVNSNIHSVAVFTSHKNRSLMDHVGSGKQWDLDRKRDGLFLFPPNCQCDQDEFGSFAHFRRHIDYFLRSREEYVVITNSHLVTALNFQAVLERHIHTAADITEVCHEGVSLQTYVLKKQLLLDLFEAYKDMEQYSLFDVVREKRGKSLHIATYEHTEYVAIIDSIESYYKHSLEILQPAIWKQVFKKEAPIFTKVKDEPPTRYVKGAAVKNTMIANGSIIEGEIENSVVSRSVKIGKGSIVRNSIIMQKSQIGDNCIIDGVIIDKDVKIGDGVVLKGNADEPYVVEKGSVQNSTINSYS, encoded by the coding sequence ATGGGAGAAAAAATGTTAGGAATTATTAATGCAACGGGAAGTTTTCCTTCCTTAAAGAAAGTAACAGGGCATCGTTCACTAGCGGCGTTACCGTTTGGGGGCCGTTATCGACTCATTGATTTCATGCTTTCAAATATGGTGAATTCTAATATTCATAGTGTGGCAGTTTTTACAAGCCATAAAAACCGTTCACTAATGGATCACGTTGGTTCAGGCAAACAGTGGGATTTAGATAGAAAACGAGACGGACTGTTTTTATTCCCGCCAAATTGCCAATGTGATCAAGATGAATTTGGATCTTTTGCACATTTTAGAAGACATATTGATTATTTTCTAAGAAGCAGAGAAGAGTACGTCGTTATTACGAATAGCCATCTCGTAACAGCATTAAATTTTCAAGCAGTGTTAGAGCGACATATACATACGGCAGCTGATATTACGGAAGTTTGCCATGAAGGGGTTTCGCTTCAAACATACGTGTTAAAGAAACAATTATTGTTAGACTTATTTGAGGCATATAAAGATATGGAGCAATATAGCTTATTCGATGTAGTGAGAGAAAAGCGGGGGAAATCACTGCATATTGCTACGTATGAGCATACAGAATATGTAGCTATTATTGATTCGATTGAAAGCTACTATAAACATAGCTTAGAAATTTTGCAACCTGCTATTTGGAAGCAAGTATTTAAGAAAGAAGCACCAATCTTTACGAAAGTAAAAGATGAACCACCAACTCGTTATGTAAAGGGTGCAGCTGTGAAAAATACAATGATTGCAAACGGCAGTATTATTGAAGGTGAAATAGAAAATAGTGTTGTCTCCCGTTCTGTTAAAATTGGGAAAGGTTCAATTGTTCGTAATAGCATTATTATGCAAAAGAGCCAAATTGGAGATAACTGTATAATAGACGGTGTTATTATTGATAAAGACGTGAAAATTGGTGACGGTGTTGTCTTAAAAGGAAACGCCGATGAGCCATACGTTGTAGAAAAAGGAAGCGTTCAAAACAGTACGATTAATAGTTATTCTTAA
- the glgC gene encoding glucose-1-phosphate adenylyltransferase — MAQKQKCVAMLLAGGKGSRLSALTKNLAKPAVPFGGKYRIIDFTLSNCANSGIETVGILTQYQPLELHNYIGIGNAWDLDRVSGGVTVLPPYAESSGVKWYTGTASAIYQNLNYLSQYEPEYVLILSGDHIYKMDYSKMLDYHIEKEADVSISVIEVPWDEASRFGIMNTNEEMEIVEFEEKPQFPRSNLASMGIYIFNWAILKEYLEMDARNPESSNDFGKDVLPLLLDEGKKLMAYPFEGYWKDVGTVKSLWEANMDLLRDETSLNLNDRDWRIYSVNPNEPPQYIAEKAKVEESLINEGCVIEGDVKHSVLFQGVTVEEGSMVIDSVVMPGAKIGKNVVIERAIVGSEMVIEDGTIIRPEKNVDDVVLIAEGK; from the coding sequence ATGGCTCAAAAACAAAAGTGCGTAGCAATGTTACTAGCAGGGGGAAAAGGTAGTCGATTAAGTGCATTAACAAAAAATTTAGCCAAGCCAGCTGTTCCATTTGGTGGTAAATATCGCATTATTGATTTTACGCTAAGTAACTGCGCGAATTCTGGTATTGAAACGGTTGGGATTTTAACGCAATATCAACCGCTAGAACTTCATAATTATATCGGAATTGGCAATGCGTGGGATTTAGACCGAGTAAGCGGTGGAGTCACAGTATTACCTCCTTATGCGGAGTCTTCAGGTGTGAAGTGGTACACAGGTACGGCAAGTGCCATTTATCAAAACTTAAACTATTTAAGTCAATATGAGCCAGAGTATGTTCTCATTTTATCAGGCGACCATATTTATAAAATGGATTACAGTAAAATGCTAGATTACCATATTGAGAAAGAAGCGGATGTTTCGATTTCTGTTATTGAAGTGCCTTGGGATGAGGCGAGTCGCTTTGGCATTATGAATACGAACGAAGAGATGGAGATTGTTGAATTTGAGGAGAAACCGCAATTTCCAAGAAGTAATCTTGCATCAATGGGAATTTATATTTTTAACTGGGCAATTTTGAAAGAGTATTTAGAAATGGATGCAAGAAACCCTGAATCTAGTAATGATTTCGGAAAAGATGTACTTCCGCTTTTATTAGATGAAGGGAAGAAGCTAATGGCGTATCCGTTTGAAGGATATTGGAAAGATGTTGGTACAGTGAAGAGCTTATGGGAAGCGAATATGGATTTACTGCGCGATGAAACATCGCTGAATTTAAACGACCGTGACTGGCGTATTTATTCTGTTAATCCAAACGAACCACCTCAATATATTGCGGAAAAGGCAAAAGTAGAAGAATCACTTATTAACGAAGGATGCGTCATTGAAGGGGATGTGAAGCATTCGGTATTATTCCAAGGGGTGACGGTAGAAGAAGGTAGTATGGTTATTGATTCTGTCGTTATGCCAGGGGCGAAGATTGGAAAAAATGTTGTAATTGAAAGAGCGATTGTTGGATCGGAAATGGTTATTGAAGATGGAACAATTATTCGTCCAGAAAAGAATGTTGACGATGTAGTACTTATTGCTGAAGGGAAATAG
- the glgB gene encoding 1,4-alpha-glucan branching protein GlgB, translating into MSVINCEEVKRDEFHTEKYYESYNIFGAHIVTEDEMRGVRFTVWAPHAKAMSVVGDFNEWDYEQHKMLQVTEEGIWSLFIPHIEEREIYKYAIETMAGDVIFKADPYAVYAEVRPNTASVVFDIKGYEWNDKNWSRKKKKKSVYKEAMTVYELHFGSWKKKEDGTLYSYREMAEELIPYVVEHQFTHIEIMPLVEHPYDRSWGYQGTGYYAATSRFGTPHDLMHFVDECHKYGIGVILDWVPGHFCKDAHGLYLFDGTPTYEYKDKDVQENPVWGTVNFDLGKREVRNFLISNALFWMRYFHIDGFRVDAVANMLYWNKEGQEQSNEHAVSFLRELNEAVFAEDEDFLMTAEDSTAWPLVTAPTYEGGLGFNYKWNMGWMNDVLKYMECAPEYRKYIHDKMTFSLLYAYSENFILPLSHDEVVHGKKSLLNKMPGDYWDKFAQLRLLYGYFFTHPGKKLLFMGGEFGQFDEWKDLEDLDWNLHDFEMHRYMHDYFKELIALYKRSKPLWQLDHSREGFQWIDANNNEQSIFSFIRQGDKQEDALVVVCNFTKATYENYKVGVPDFEYYNEVLNSDAEQYGGSGQVNKKRLKTFQEPYHNQTAHVEITIPPFGVSILRPVKTRKGSKKQDGSKTKVRSNVTSRGKR; encoded by the coding sequence TTGAGTGTAATAAATTGTGAAGAAGTGAAACGAGATGAGTTTCATACCGAAAAGTACTATGAAAGTTATAACATCTTTGGCGCACATATTGTGACGGAAGATGAGATGCGAGGTGTACGATTTACAGTATGGGCTCCTCATGCGAAAGCAATGAGTGTTGTTGGAGATTTTAATGAATGGGATTATGAGCAACATAAGATGCTGCAAGTGACAGAAGAGGGAATTTGGTCCCTATTTATACCGCATATAGAAGAAAGAGAAATATATAAATATGCGATTGAAACGATGGCTGGTGATGTCATTTTTAAGGCAGATCCGTATGCTGTGTATGCAGAAGTAAGACCGAATACGGCATCTGTAGTTTTTGATATAAAGGGATATGAATGGAATGATAAAAACTGGAGCCGTAAGAAAAAGAAAAAATCGGTTTATAAAGAAGCGATGACAGTTTATGAATTACATTTCGGTTCTTGGAAAAAGAAAGAAGATGGAACACTGTATTCTTACAGAGAAATGGCAGAAGAACTCATTCCTTATGTGGTGGAACATCAATTTACACATATTGAAATTATGCCGCTTGTTGAGCATCCATATGATCGTTCTTGGGGATATCAAGGGACGGGATATTATGCAGCAACGAGTAGATTCGGCACGCCACATGATTTGATGCATTTTGTCGATGAATGTCATAAATATGGAATCGGTGTCATTTTAGATTGGGTGCCGGGGCATTTTTGTAAAGATGCTCACGGTTTATATTTGTTTGATGGGACACCGACTTATGAATATAAAGATAAAGATGTGCAAGAAAATCCAGTATGGGGAACTGTTAACTTTGATTTAGGAAAGAGGGAAGTACGTAATTTCTTAATTTCAAATGCGTTATTTTGGATGCGATATTTCCATATTGATGGTTTCAGGGTGGATGCAGTTGCGAACATGCTGTACTGGAATAAAGAAGGACAAGAGCAAAGTAATGAGCACGCTGTTTCCTTTTTACGAGAGTTAAATGAAGCGGTGTTTGCAGAGGATGAAGATTTTCTTATGACAGCAGAGGATTCAACAGCTTGGCCACTTGTAACAGCTCCAACGTATGAAGGTGGGCTTGGATTCAATTACAAATGGAATATGGGCTGGATGAATGACGTGCTGAAATATATGGAATGTGCGCCAGAGTACAGAAAATATATTCATGATAAAATGACGTTCTCTTTACTATATGCTTACTCTGAAAATTTCATATTACCGCTTTCTCATGATGAAGTCGTTCATGGGAAAAAGTCGTTATTAAATAAAATGCCAGGAGACTACTGGGATAAGTTTGCTCAACTTCGTTTATTATATGGATATTTCTTTACTCACCCAGGAAAGAAATTACTTTTCATGGGAGGAGAATTCGGGCAGTTTGATGAGTGGAAAGACCTTGAAGATTTAGATTGGAATTTACATGATTTTGAAATGCATCGTTATATGCATGATTACTTTAAAGAGCTCATAGCATTGTATAAGCGCTCTAAACCACTTTGGCAGCTTGATCATTCGCGTGAAGGATTTCAGTGGATTGATGCTAATAATAATGAGCAAAGTATTTTCTCTTTTATCCGCCAAGGGGATAAACAAGAAGATGCGTTAGTTGTCGTATGTAATTTTACGAAAGCTACATATGAAAACTATAAAGTAGGTGTACCAGATTTCGAGTATTATAACGAGGTTTTAAACAGTGATGCTGAGCAATATGGCGGATCAGGGCAAGTAAATAAGAAACGTCTTAAGACGTTTCAAGAACCGTATCATAATCAAACAGCACATGTAGAAATTACAATTCCACCATTTGGCGTATCCATATTACGACCAGTGAAGACGAGAAAGGGGAGCAAAAAACAAGATGGCTCAAAAACAAAAGTGCGTAGCAATGTTACTAGCAGGGGGAAAAGGTAG
- a CDS encoding L-lactate dehydrogenase produces MKKGINRVVLVGTGAVGCSYAYSMINQGVAEEFVLVDVNEAKAEGEAMDLSHAVPFSPSPTKVWSGSYADCKDADLVVITAGLPQKPGETRLDLVEKNTKIFKQIVRGIMDSGFDGIFLIATNPVDILTYVTWKESGLPKERVIGSGTTLDSARFRYMLGDYLDVDPRNVHAYIVGEHGDTELPVWSHATIGVQKLETILANNEQYKQEDLDKIFENVRDAAYHIIERKGATYYGIGMSLLRVTKAILNNENSVLTVSAYLEGQYGEKDAYVGVPAVINREGVREIVELELNEEEKAKFAHSVKVLKETMAPVL; encoded by the coding sequence ATGAAAAAAGGTATCAATCGTGTAGTATTAGTAGGAACAGGAGCTGTAGGTTGTAGTTACGCTTACTCAATGATCAACCAAGGTGTAGCTGAAGAATTCGTATTAGTAGATGTTAATGAAGCAAAAGCAGAAGGGGAAGCAATGGACTTAAGCCATGCGGTACCATTCTCTCCATCACCAACAAAAGTTTGGAGCGGTAGCTATGCAGATTGTAAAGATGCAGATTTAGTAGTTATCACTGCTGGATTACCACAAAAGCCAGGTGAGACTCGCTTAGACTTAGTTGAGAAAAATACAAAGATCTTTAAACAAATCGTTCGCGGTATTATGGATAGCGGATTTGATGGAATCTTCTTAATCGCAACTAACCCAGTTGATATTTTAACTTACGTAACTTGGAAAGAATCTGGTCTACCAAAAGAGCGCGTAATCGGTTCTGGTACTACTTTAGACTCTGCTCGTTTCCGTTATATGTTAGGTGACTACTTAGATGTAGATCCACGTAACGTTCATGCTTACATCGTTGGTGAACACGGTGACACTGAACTTCCAGTATGGAGCCACGCTACTATCGGTGTACAAAAACTAGAAACAATTTTAGCTAACAACGAACAGTACAAACAAGAAGACTTAGATAAAATTTTCGAAAACGTACGTGATGCAGCTTACCATATTATCGAGCGTAAAGGTGCAACTTACTACGGAATCGGTATGTCACTACTTCGTGTAACTAAAGCAATCTTAAACAACGAGAACAGCGTATTAACTGTATCTGCATACCTTGAAGGTCAATACGGTGAGAAAGATGCTTACGTAGGTGTTCCAGCTGTCATTAACCGTGAAGGTGTACGTGAAATCGTAGAGCTTGAGTTAAATGAAGAAGAAAAAGCGAAATTCGCTCATTCTGTAAAAGTATTAAAAGAAACAATGGCACCAGTACTATAA